One genomic window of Nicotiana sylvestris chromosome 10, ASM39365v2, whole genome shotgun sequence includes the following:
- the LOC104216146 gene encoding uncharacterized protein isoform X1 has product MENKEMDLDNIKSNLLALRQLYGLLRNDRDGLSKLTSDGLDYEARVMLKNLLDTTTNDVLKAHSEIIARQARVHSLPQPLHLVDTAKQRSLALSDLSKTSAVIQSRGEEPVVMDSTFPKEKQECIMPITQTAYAQPPQFSFSASESGNKRKFCRICKRPKFEKPFIPCIKIESSEKEAPHSTKVVALQEQQNSLFANFSWDTQQEALQSGNAESAKAKTVDVSQSMHELPGVVRSVPDGDHDLFSTETNDVIKQLESHISALQMDDENLVLSDKHATEHKFKPITVFMPQAELATPIKKIEGDTSSLCSGYVVPPTRMSKFPADQLPKLLESSSYQPNQLRQQKIVANTFPSEEHDTSKMLDLVEENQWQIQKEHSINVQSKNQNGTSVQYPYADHYRSQQGQQNMEIGVTALPAMLVIPSQKQMPSNEKTGRLGKSNAADIFRNNIDTPGLIDYGSKLTWPGTYESRMDSPYLQQAIMRRSVLNHKQGQFAPSQSSYVDLDKNPSKHLKNNNHMKRLRRRHLHGHESEVSRSSSPYSSSGTDLHQTSTYSSERDHPLPRQIRTKMHYSDETSSYEGNELYSRRDSSQTEYTVSSSCSSTEGYSSPIGSERAREMISASKSEREISSSSLDGSGSDHLEEPSYYSADSSSRKSSPVRVYRSTNSRKSMKTSGRWKKLKDKLAIVFHHHHHHHHHHHGKDSKGEERKTSLLRQRGKRFNSHYSTSKDETFGEKALEKFGKSAIAKQAGKKQQGGQFQTLAQGLMRHIQHSKKTKHSSSRQVDKGQHTDTKVNNKFHWWQLLRHHRGMNKSPAMLGAGNKKGHLKAFSKMK; this is encoded by the exons atGGAGAATAag GAGATGGACCTCGATAATATAAAATCGAACCTTCTTGCTTTGAGGCAATTGTATGGTCTTTTGAGAAATGACAGAGATGGTCTTTCAAAGTTGACCTCTGATGGT TTGGATTATGAAGCACGAGTCATGTTAAAGAATTTACTCGATACTACAACCAATGATGTTCTTAAGGCTCATTCCGAG ATCATAGCACGTCAGGCGCGTGTGCACAGCTTACCTCAGCCTCTGCACTTGGTTGACACAGCGAAGCAACGGTCCCTTGCTTTATCAGACCTATCAAAAACTTCAGCTGTTATTCAAAGTCGTGGAGAAGAGCCGGTTGTCATGGATTCTACTTTTCCAAAAGAGAAGCAGGAATGTATCATGCCGATTACTCAGACAGCTTACGCACAGCCTCCGCAATTTAGCTTCAGTGCAAGTGAATCTGGAAATAAAAGGAAATTTTGCAGAATTTGCAAGCGCCCCAAATTTGAAAAGCCGTTTATTCCTTGTATAAAGATCGAATCTTCTGAAAAAGAAGCTCCACATTCTACAAAGGTTGTGGCGTTGCAAGAACAGCAGAATAGTCTTTTCGCTAATTTTTCTTGggatactcaacaagaagcattGCAATCAGGAAACGCTGAAAGTGCGAAGGCGAAAACAGTGGATGTTTCACAATCCATGCATGAGTTACCTGGTGTGGTAAGAAGTGTACCCGATGGGGACCATGATCTCTTCTCGACTGAAACTAATGATGTCATCAAACAACTCGAATCGCACATTTCAGCTTTGCAAATGGATGACGAGAACCTGGTCTTATCTGATAAACATGCAACTGAACATAAATTCAAACCGATAACTGTTTTCATGCCACAAGCAGAGTTAGCTACTCCTATCAAGAAGATAGAAGGAGACACTAGTTCATTGTGTTCAGGGTATGTTGTTCCGCCTACCAGAATGTCAAAATTTCCAGCAGATCAATTGCCCAAGCTTCTCGAGTCAAGTAGTTACCAGCCAAATCAGTTGAGACAACAAAAGATAGTAGCAAACACCTTCCCTTCTGAGGAACATGATACTTCTAAAATGCTAGACTTAGTTGAAGAGAATCAGTGGCAGATACAGAAAGAACACTCAATTAATGTTCAGTCAAAGAATCAAAATGGTACTTCAGTACAATATCCTTATGCTGACCATTATCGTTCCCAACAAGGCCAACAGAATATGGAAATTGGGGTCACTGCTTTGCCGGCAATGTTGGTCATCCCGAGCCAGAAACAAATGCCTTCAAATGAGAAAACAGGTCGGCTAGGAAAATCAAATGCAGCAGATATTTTCAGAAACAACATAGATACTCCAGGATTGATTGATTACGGGAGCAAGTTAACTTGGCCGGGGACATATGAGAGCAGAATGGATTCACCTTATTTACAGCAGGCAATAATGAGGCGATCAGTATTGAATCACAAGCAAGGTCAATTCGCACCATCCCAAAGCTCTTATGTAGACTTGGACAAAAATCCTAGTAAACATCTGAAAAATAATAATCACATGAAACGACTGAGGAGGAGGCATTTACATGGACATGAATCAGAGGTTTCACGCTCAAGCTCGCCATATTCTTCCAGCGGGACAGATTTGCATCAGACAAGCACTTACAGTAGCGAGAGAGATCATCCCTTGCCAAGGCAGATTCGAACCAAGATGCATTATTCAGACGAAACAAGTAGCTATGAAGGAAATGAATTATATAGTCGGAGAGACAGTAGTCAAACTGAGTACACGGTCAGCTCAAGCTGCAGTTCGACCGAGGGTTACTCGTCTCCAATTGGTAGTGAAAGGGCTCGTGAAATGATTTCTGCAAGTAAAAGTGAGAGAGAGATATCCTCATCATCACTTGATGGTTCAGGGTCTGACCATCTCGAAGAACCCTCTTACTACTCAGCAGATTCTTCGTCAAGGAAGTCAAGTCCTGTGCGCGTCTACAGGTCTACTAACTCAAGAAAATCAATGAAGACTAGTGGAAGGTGGAAGAAGTTGAAAGACAAGTTAGCGATAGTTTTTCACCATCATCATCACCACCACCATCACCATCACGGTAAGGATAGTAAAGGGGAGGAGAGAAAAACATCTTTGTTGAGGCAGAGAGGAAAAAGGTTCAATAGCCACTATTCTACAAGCAAGGATGAAACATTTGGAGAAAAGGCTTTGGAAAAGTTTGGGAAGTCAGCAATCGCTAAACAAGCTGGTAAAAAGCAGCAGGGAGGACAGTTTCAGACCCTTGCTCAGGGACTGATGCGACATATCCAGCATTCAAAGAAGACAAAGCACAGCAGCAGTAGACAAGTAGATAAAGGACAACATACCGATACGAAGGTGAATAACAAATTCCATTGGTGGCAACTACTACGGCATCACAGAGGTATGAATAAATCACCTGCAATGCTAGGAGCTGGCAATAAGAAAGGGCATTTAAAAGCTTTTTCCAAGATGAAATGA
- the LOC104216146 gene encoding uncharacterized protein isoform X2 produces MDLDNIKSNLLALRQLYGLLRNDRDGLSKLTSDGLDYEARVMLKNLLDTTTNDVLKAHSEIIARQARVHSLPQPLHLVDTAKQRSLALSDLSKTSAVIQSRGEEPVVMDSTFPKEKQECIMPITQTAYAQPPQFSFSASESGNKRKFCRICKRPKFEKPFIPCIKIESSEKEAPHSTKVVALQEQQNSLFANFSWDTQQEALQSGNAESAKAKTVDVSQSMHELPGVVRSVPDGDHDLFSTETNDVIKQLESHISALQMDDENLVLSDKHATEHKFKPITVFMPQAELATPIKKIEGDTSSLCSGYVVPPTRMSKFPADQLPKLLESSSYQPNQLRQQKIVANTFPSEEHDTSKMLDLVEENQWQIQKEHSINVQSKNQNGTSVQYPYADHYRSQQGQQNMEIGVTALPAMLVIPSQKQMPSNEKTGRLGKSNAADIFRNNIDTPGLIDYGSKLTWPGTYESRMDSPYLQQAIMRRSVLNHKQGQFAPSQSSYVDLDKNPSKHLKNNNHMKRLRRRHLHGHESEVSRSSSPYSSSGTDLHQTSTYSSERDHPLPRQIRTKMHYSDETSSYEGNELYSRRDSSQTEYTVSSSCSSTEGYSSPIGSERAREMISASKSEREISSSSLDGSGSDHLEEPSYYSADSSSRKSSPVRVYRSTNSRKSMKTSGRWKKLKDKLAIVFHHHHHHHHHHHGKDSKGEERKTSLLRQRGKRFNSHYSTSKDETFGEKALEKFGKSAIAKQAGKKQQGGQFQTLAQGLMRHIQHSKKTKHSSSRQVDKGQHTDTKVNNKFHWWQLLRHHRGMNKSPAMLGAGNKKGHLKAFSKMK; encoded by the exons ATGGACCTCGATAATATAAAATCGAACCTTCTTGCTTTGAGGCAATTGTATGGTCTTTTGAGAAATGACAGAGATGGTCTTTCAAAGTTGACCTCTGATGGT TTGGATTATGAAGCACGAGTCATGTTAAAGAATTTACTCGATACTACAACCAATGATGTTCTTAAGGCTCATTCCGAG ATCATAGCACGTCAGGCGCGTGTGCACAGCTTACCTCAGCCTCTGCACTTGGTTGACACAGCGAAGCAACGGTCCCTTGCTTTATCAGACCTATCAAAAACTTCAGCTGTTATTCAAAGTCGTGGAGAAGAGCCGGTTGTCATGGATTCTACTTTTCCAAAAGAGAAGCAGGAATGTATCATGCCGATTACTCAGACAGCTTACGCACAGCCTCCGCAATTTAGCTTCAGTGCAAGTGAATCTGGAAATAAAAGGAAATTTTGCAGAATTTGCAAGCGCCCCAAATTTGAAAAGCCGTTTATTCCTTGTATAAAGATCGAATCTTCTGAAAAAGAAGCTCCACATTCTACAAAGGTTGTGGCGTTGCAAGAACAGCAGAATAGTCTTTTCGCTAATTTTTCTTGggatactcaacaagaagcattGCAATCAGGAAACGCTGAAAGTGCGAAGGCGAAAACAGTGGATGTTTCACAATCCATGCATGAGTTACCTGGTGTGGTAAGAAGTGTACCCGATGGGGACCATGATCTCTTCTCGACTGAAACTAATGATGTCATCAAACAACTCGAATCGCACATTTCAGCTTTGCAAATGGATGACGAGAACCTGGTCTTATCTGATAAACATGCAACTGAACATAAATTCAAACCGATAACTGTTTTCATGCCACAAGCAGAGTTAGCTACTCCTATCAAGAAGATAGAAGGAGACACTAGTTCATTGTGTTCAGGGTATGTTGTTCCGCCTACCAGAATGTCAAAATTTCCAGCAGATCAATTGCCCAAGCTTCTCGAGTCAAGTAGTTACCAGCCAAATCAGTTGAGACAACAAAAGATAGTAGCAAACACCTTCCCTTCTGAGGAACATGATACTTCTAAAATGCTAGACTTAGTTGAAGAGAATCAGTGGCAGATACAGAAAGAACACTCAATTAATGTTCAGTCAAAGAATCAAAATGGTACTTCAGTACAATATCCTTATGCTGACCATTATCGTTCCCAACAAGGCCAACAGAATATGGAAATTGGGGTCACTGCTTTGCCGGCAATGTTGGTCATCCCGAGCCAGAAACAAATGCCTTCAAATGAGAAAACAGGTCGGCTAGGAAAATCAAATGCAGCAGATATTTTCAGAAACAACATAGATACTCCAGGATTGATTGATTACGGGAGCAAGTTAACTTGGCCGGGGACATATGAGAGCAGAATGGATTCACCTTATTTACAGCAGGCAATAATGAGGCGATCAGTATTGAATCACAAGCAAGGTCAATTCGCACCATCCCAAAGCTCTTATGTAGACTTGGACAAAAATCCTAGTAAACATCTGAAAAATAATAATCACATGAAACGACTGAGGAGGAGGCATTTACATGGACATGAATCAGAGGTTTCACGCTCAAGCTCGCCATATTCTTCCAGCGGGACAGATTTGCATCAGACAAGCACTTACAGTAGCGAGAGAGATCATCCCTTGCCAAGGCAGATTCGAACCAAGATGCATTATTCAGACGAAACAAGTAGCTATGAAGGAAATGAATTATATAGTCGGAGAGACAGTAGTCAAACTGAGTACACGGTCAGCTCAAGCTGCAGTTCGACCGAGGGTTACTCGTCTCCAATTGGTAGTGAAAGGGCTCGTGAAATGATTTCTGCAAGTAAAAGTGAGAGAGAGATATCCTCATCATCACTTGATGGTTCAGGGTCTGACCATCTCGAAGAACCCTCTTACTACTCAGCAGATTCTTCGTCAAGGAAGTCAAGTCCTGTGCGCGTCTACAGGTCTACTAACTCAAGAAAATCAATGAAGACTAGTGGAAGGTGGAAGAAGTTGAAAGACAAGTTAGCGATAGTTTTTCACCATCATCATCACCACCACCATCACCATCACGGTAAGGATAGTAAAGGGGAGGAGAGAAAAACATCTTTGTTGAGGCAGAGAGGAAAAAGGTTCAATAGCCACTATTCTACAAGCAAGGATGAAACATTTGGAGAAAAGGCTTTGGAAAAGTTTGGGAAGTCAGCAATCGCTAAACAAGCTGGTAAAAAGCAGCAGGGAGGACAGTTTCAGACCCTTGCTCAGGGACTGATGCGACATATCCAGCATTCAAAGAAGACAAAGCACAGCAGCAGTAGACAAGTAGATAAAGGACAACATACCGATACGAAGGTGAATAACAAATTCCATTGGTGGCAACTACTACGGCATCACAGAGGTATGAATAAATCACCTGCAATGCTAGGAGCTGGCAATAAGAAAGGGCATTTAAAAGCTTTTTCCAAGATGAAATGA